AGCTCTTCTGTTCTAACAGTGAGTGCTGTCCAGCCCGTTCACTGCCTGCCCAGAATGTGCAGTGAGTCACTTCGCTCTTCCCCGGATCCTGGCTATGGGAGGCCTTTCTGAGGCCAACACATAGCACTTTAGGGAATGTCTAAGAATGAGATCAGACAGTGCATTTCTGTTCAGTGTGCCAGCGCACATGGTCAGATGCAGGCATTAATCACCTGGGATACACTGTTGCCTGCAGTATGCAGCTGAAGGTCTCACTGTGTGAAGGGGAATTTCTAAGAGCTGGACATTTCATGGGCACAGCTGACACAGGTGGGATCTTGCTGGCAGCTGGCCAGTGGCGCCAGCTTCATCGTCTTCGTACAATATTTCCATCTGTTAATTCCTGGTGTCTCTTTCCTTTGGTTTCCAGCCTCTGAAGACACTTTCCAGGGAGCGTCCGTTACCCAATATCTTTAATCTCTACACTGTTCTGACAGTGCTGCTGCAGTTCCTCGTCCATTTCCTTAGCCTGGTGTATCTGTACCATGGCGCACAGGCTCGCAGCTCTTCCAAGTGAGTGCTGCTTGTTTCTGAAGTACAGAACATTAGCACCTATCTTTAGGCGGTGACTGAGCACCAAGTTGTTAAACTGGATGGGCAAATCCCATCTGGGAAGGAAGGTGTAGGGAAAATCTGCTGCCTTCATGGTGATTTTCCTTCTTATTTTCACTTAGAAGCCCCTGCCTGCTTAATCTTAAATTTGGTAGGAAGGAGGGAAATATGCAAAAAGGTGGATTTGATTTGCAGGTCAAATGAAGGTCACTAGACAACTTAGCAGAGTTGAGTTGAGAACTCTTTATAGTAAGACTGGGTGGGGATCAGCCTGAGAGATGCTGAACTcagacagaagttatgggcttggtgCAGAAATTACTAAGTGAGAGTCTAGGGCCTtatgttatgcaggtcagattagatcaggAGTCTCCAAACTATTGGGCACGGAGGAACGTTTGGGGGGCGCAGcaaggcctgggccagccccatggGAGCGGGAAAGGACCGCCACCCAGCCCCCGTCTGCCCCCTAATCTGTTCCCGGCGGTGGCTTCGGCCCCAAACcttggctcccagctgcagccctggcctTGGCCTTTGGCTTCCGGCCCACAGTTCCAATCCTGGTTGCGGCTTCACCTGATCCCCGGCCACGCCAGGTAAGAGGGGAGGCAACAGAAAacatttggggaccactggactGGATTATCACAATGGTTCCCTTCAAGGCTTTAAAATTTCATCTGATGAATTGGCCCTAGTCCATGTTATTCTGAAATCCCAGAACTGGGCTCCATTGATCAGAAAGGGCTttgtctggggtttttttttttttttaaggaaagaagAGTTTGTGGATTTGTATAAGGAGTTTGAGCCCAGCCTGGTGAATAGCACGGTTTACATCATGTCAATGGCGATGCAGATGGCCACCTTCACCATTAATTACAAGGTAAGACAGGAAGGaacaaaattgtatttaaattgtAATGTTACAGCAAAGCAAATGCACTTGTAGGAACTGAGCTGTTTGcaaatctgaaacttttttttaaacccagtggGCTTAGCAGTATGGCTGTGGGTGTGAGATACAAAGATTTGTTCTAAATTATTAACTGCAGTGTCCCAGATGTAAATCCTTCAGTAGAGACATCCGTTGAGAGTTTGGAAAAAGTTTGCTTATGTACAACGTTAACTGTTCTGAATGCATCAAGGCGAGACCAAATTGTACATCAGAGTATCAGTTCCCTGTCCGGGATACCAGAATTCCTGTCCTGTTTTTAAACAAGCTTGTGAATTTGGCGTTGAAAACTGCCTCCCACTGAACCTTGTGAAGatgagctgcagcagctcttctgCGCTGATGGTGTCTCAATGCTGCATTTGCCATTTCAGGGCCACCCTTTTATGGAGAGTCTGCGGGAGAACAAACCTCTACTGTGGAGTATTATCCTTTCAGGACTGGCCATTGTGGGCCTTTTGACAGGCTCCTCACCAGAGTTCAGTGAAAAGTTTGGGCTGGTGGAAATCCCCATGGAGGTGAGCAGGGACAGGATGGAGTGTTCCATGCTGGCAGACTCTTCTGGAGTAACTGCTATAGAAACCAATGCTATGGAACTGCTACAGCCAGGACTTTCAAAGTGGCCTGAAGAAGTTAGgtgcccactgatttcaatggtagtCAGACACCTAACTCAACTTAGGCACCTGTGAAATTCCCAACTTCATGCTTCACTTACAACTCCTCAACACTCATTGGAAAGTAGCCCCTTGTACTGAAGACTAGACCCTCAAGGATTCTCTTGGACAGGAATCCGTTTGGGTTCCGAATTCCCCTGTGTACAAACCAAACTCAGCTCGCATCTAAGGGATTAgcctagatgacccttgcggtgccttctaaccctatggttctatgattctaaggggtgtttctttttaaagataaaacttgatttaaaatagACTCCTTACATATGGACTTCCCAAAACTCTGCCATAATGTGGCTTGTGTTCTCAGTGTTTGAGAACGATAACAAGCAATCGTTTTCAAACAGCTACAGCTACTTGTTCTAAATACTCTTAAACTAAGAACACCTGGGTTACTCTCCCCAACTTGCCTCTGTGGCTGGGTCTGACATTGAGGTTCTGAAGATCTGCATCCTCCCTGAGGTAGAGCAGCAGCCTCTCAGAACTTTCTGTACAGGTTTACTTAGCTTTAGACAGGTTTAAATTCCGGAGTAGTGCGGCTCTGCAGTTACTGGCTCACTGAGCTTTTCATGTCACCCCTGCTCTTCGCTCCTAGCCCCACAGAGCAACCCTGCACTGAGCTGTCTTTCCCCACCTCGAGGGAGACTAGACTTCTGGGTCTGGTCACATGAGGCAATGCATCCCTGCTTCCTTTGTGGCAGTGCAGAGCTGAAAGGGACTGGACTGTCCAGTTCGGTACTAAGTGCTTACTTGCCACCATTCACTGATGCTACATATTGGTTCATTTATTTGGCTGAAGCCCCGCTTGCCCCTTAATAATCTCCCATTAAAAATAAGGTAGTTCTGTTGAAACTTCCAGCAGTTAAAACCTGTTGTAATGTTGTTTAGCCAAAAATAACTTATCTGAGCTGCTTCCCTTTCAGTTTAAGATTGTGATTGCTCAGGTCTTGCTGGCTGACTTCTTCCTCGCCTTGGTGGTGGACCGAATTCTTCAGTTTCTGCTGGGGAGTGCAAAACTTAAAGTGCCTTCCTGAAACCTATTCCAAGCCTCCAACATCCCAGCAGTGCTGAGTATACAAGTGTGAAGGACAACACCGTGGGGACACACTTCCAGATTGCAAGAAGAATCTTTATTCTTTTGATAGAGACTTaaccctgctctggagcaggccTGGGCAAGCTTCTGATGTGCTCATTTGGAGACCACTTAGTATAACAATCAAGGCTGCATGGGGCAATACACTCTTAAATAACATTTCCAGGACGTGTGACATATTGGGAGTTTTGTATTGCCCTATGCTTGAGGAAGCGTTTACAGAATTTGGTAATTAAATTGGaatcaatgtattttaaaacacatttggAATTTCTTTTTGGGGGCTAGTAGTGTAAGAGCTCGACCTTTTGAGTAACTAACAGCTATTCCCCCTACATGAGTTCTCAGATTCAGACACTTAAATTAGAATCCCTCAATTTATGAAAGAAACAGCTGGACTAGTAGCTAGGTTCACTTAGTCATAAATATGCAAGGAGGGCTTGAACAAACACTGGTTTTAATTAGTATGACAATATCAGCAACATATCTTTAAGCCCTTAGTTTGCTTAGTATTTCTGCTGTATAAAGTTGTGtcctcaaaaataaaaacaaagttacCTTACCAGGGGCAAAATCTAGAATAAAAAAGAGTTAGTAACAGAGCTAAGGAAAAATGTTCACTACCCAATGTTCATTAATCTTTAAACACagactgaacaaaacattagTGTCTTGCTGGCTGCTACGCAAAAGTAAAACCTATGGCAAACCCCGGAAAACTTGTGCAAGATGATAACATCAGTatgtcttctctctccccccccccccccccccccaaaaaaaaaaatcttagcttCCATGGAGAACTCAATGCAGGTGACAGTGGAATACTGGACACCATAGTAAAATATAAACAGCAGCGAGTTTTAGACCCAGGGTCAGCTGACtggctgcaggtttaaaaattgtagtgtagatgtttgggtttggACTGGAACcctggctctgcaatctcatgaCTCGGGGGtgtggggtctcagagcccagggtccAGCCCAAGCCTctccactgctgtttttagcccacCAACCCAagccagctgtggccatgcctgggtcttttattgcagtgtagacatagccctaggcTGCAAGCATAAACGCACTTATTTGACTTTGCTTGTGAATATAATCTATCAAAACTAGAGAGCACCAAGTGAATTACAgatttaaatattacaaaattaGAAGGCAGAAGCAGAGTTCATTCAGTTCTTTACAGGAGTGTCCTTTAGAGAATTGAGTCCAGCACATCGGGTGGTGCAGTTTATGCACCTGTGGCAACAGCCAGCCTCACTGGAATGATTTAGTAGGCAGAATGTAACTTTATCTGCTAGAAGGGACATGTACTCTGTGCTGCTCGATGCTAACAGATGCTGGGTGGTAGTCTGGCAGCCGCAGTCCTTTCAACTACAAAGGCATAGTCATACTGAAACAAAAAACAAGGGTTATAGATAGAAAATGCTACTTCACTCTCATAACTGTTGGTACATACAGAACTCATGTTCAGCCACTCTAAAGCTGCCATCCTTTTGTACTCCAACTTGGTATTACTAATGAGAACAGAGGGCAGACTGCAGTGAATTACTTACCTCCTTCTCAATGTCAGAAAGAGACTTAATGTTCAAGTCCGTGAAGATGGAAAAGGCCTACAAAATAGAGGTAACTACAATAGGTAATATATTCGTGTTGTCCTAgcagcttcctctccccctggTTGTTTATCCTGTAGAACTGTTTGCAACACCCAGGAACCTGAAGACTTTTGCCACATGAACATATACAGAATCATCAACTCGTGGGACTACGACCCTCTTACTCACCCCTGAAATAGCAATTTCATTGTAAGGAATTGGTATAATGTCCTTGTAACTTATAGTGATACTCACATTAGTCCTAGTAGTGATGCTGCTTTCAAATCTGGGGTGTAGTGCGAAAGGGACCCCATCCATGGCTGAGAAAAGAGAAACGCTCATCAGAGAGCTGCAGATGAATAATACTATGAAAGCATAGCGTTGCAGTGCACTGGCAGGCCTATAAGGAAAACCTGGTGCCTGAGACAGTCCCTCAACTAGTGAATGCAAACCTGTGAATTGCCAGAGGGCTCGAAGAGTGAGTGAGAGGAAGGCCCAGCTGGACTACCTGATCCTGTTCCTGTAACATCGTGTTATGCCACTCCACTTATGAGAAGGAACATGCGATAGAATACCCAAACTGTCACATAACCCTGTCCAAGTGGAAGAGGTTAGAAATTCCAACCCCAGCCTTTCTGATTACATAATAGCgttgactgaatttttttttttttttaaactaagcgGAAGAAAAAGAGCAATACGACATTAAGCAACTAATATAATGTGGAGTGTTTCTCCTAAGCTAGTTGTCAGACATTGTACTTAGGAGGGATTCATTTACCTGAAATGCCATAGAGGTTAGATGTATCATAAATGGAATCATCGCGTTTGAGGGATACATATTTTGAGCCAATTCTAGTCAAAGACTTTTCCGATGAAATTTCTGTCCTGCAAGGGATTAGACAGTTTACAAATTGAGGCCCTGGAGTTTTACATTTGCAAAACAGcatcaaaaagagaaaaaaaaatgtatgtgaaaTGAAAAATCTCCCCCTGCAGCAACAACTcctgcccttgagctcccagTTTCAGACATTGCCAGCCAGGACACTGGCACGCAGGGTGCAGAACAGCTCAGAACTGGCCTAGCCCCCACCATCATGACAGAGGAGCAGACAGGTCAACGCTGAGTGCCACTGTGATCCCTGTGCGCAAGGGGCCAGTCGCAAAAGCCAGACAGCTGAACCCAACAGGAAGAGTGCTGTGTAGCTTCAAAACTTGTCCCGCTCACCAAAAATGTCCACACACCCCTCAtcttgctaatatcctgggagcaacaATACAGCAAAATACTCTAAGATTCATTAGTGCCTTACACCAGAGCTGTGCCCTTAAAGCTATGCAAACCTGAGGCAAACAGTATCCTTCCATACAGTCCCAGTCCCACCATGAATGAGGCATTTCCTGTGTGtgcaaaggggctcagggcagtgctcTTCACTATTTTTGAAGTGGGGGCCACTTTGGCAAAAATCCTTCAACATGAGCGCCACATCAACCCGACACACAGTTGACCACTCCGGCTTTGTTGGTTGATATGGTAATAGTACCATTATTGGTAATAATGCTtgcggtgtgggctctgggagggggttcagggttgtggcttgggatgcaggagggggtgttggaggttgggggggggctatggcctggggcagggacttggggtgcaggagggtttatGGGGAGCTAGCTCCAAGAGGCTGCAGGTTGGGTGGTGGAAGACCTATTCAGAACCTGCCCATTAAAGGGGATGGCATTTCGGGCGGTCCcagccccacgccgctcctggaaggggccaatgcacccctgcagcccctgggggtagGGGCatgtggctctgcgtgctgcccctctctgcaggcatcACTCCTACAACTCCAGTTGGCCACAGTTCCtgtccaatgggagctatgggggcagtgcttgcagcgCGGCGCAgcgcagcatggggccagggaaggcagggagcctgccttagctgcagccccctgccaccgGAGAGTGTGATCGACAGGGACCCACACTTTGGGAGCCGCCACTGGCTCACGGGTTGTGCAGCAAAGAACACTGGGCTAAGGTATTTTCCACAACCCTTGGTAGTAGCACAAGGAGAGAGACATAGGACAAAACATCAGAAGCCAAATAGTCTCACCATAACAAACTGGGACTTACTCCTAATTCAAGACCGGCACCAATAAAATCAAAGGCGACGACTCATTACTTACTTTTTGTTATCCAGGTCGGTTGTCTCCAGTGAAAGCCCCTTCATTGCTGGACTGATATTCCTTGGTTTTGGAAGGGGTTTAGGTTTGAGAAGGTGCCCCTTTTTACACCAAACAGCAAAGCTGCTAATTTCcctgggggaggaatggggggaggagaaaaacaGATTAAACTGAGAACTAAAGCCCCAGAAAGCTGGCCTTGCAGCCAGAGTGAAAGGATGGCAGCATCTTACCCTATCTTCATATAGCATGGCACCACTTTACTCTTGCCACTCAGCATAATGTCAAAAACAACTAGTTCGGCCACACCTAATGGCACAAGCTTCACACAAATTCGTTTCTTCTTGGAAATGGACGTTTCTAACGGGGAAGCAGAGATCATAATGTCACAAGAAATTCCTGCAGTTATTAACAATAAAACTCATGGTATATAACATCAGACTCTGCTGCTTGGCTTAACTGAACAGTGTGAATGCTGACTCAAGAAAAAGCCAGGGTTAACGCTAGtgttattaaaaaaacattactGTTGGCAAGATGTTCTGAAGAGCCAGACTAGACTGAAATCCTCATCACCCAGCTTTAGATAACAAAGGCCCAGCATCGCCAGCACAGAAAACCTTGCACAACACTGTTCCACAAATGGGGCCTATGAATTTTCAACTCTGTACAAAGACAGGTGCTGTGACAGGTCTGCGACCTAATGCCCCTATTACACAGGACTACAACTCCCAAACATAGAACATGGATTAAGGCTAGAGGAACAGGCACCAGAGCCAGGCATGCCTGCGGGCTACTGCCAGCAAATCAATGGCACACCTACATCACACTGAGTGCTGCCGCCTCCTTTTCTAATACAGTAGAAAAATGCTATAGCTGAGCTAAATGGGATGgtttgaggtggggggggggggagggggagagccctgcATGCAtttgtcatgggggggggggggagggggagagccctgcATGCAtttgtcatgggggggggggaggggagagccctgcATGCATTTgtcatgggggggggaaggggggagccctGCATGCATTTGTCATGggagggggggccgggggccaacAGGACTCACTTGGTTCTAAGAACTCCCTAATGTAAATGTATCCTGTAGGCAGAGGCGTTTTCTCGCTCAGGATCTGTACATCGGCTACCACATCGCCTGGGGAGGTCTGAAAGAAAGACACTCAGGTCAGTCTGTAACATTGGGT
The genomic region above belongs to Malaclemys terrapin pileata isolate rMalTer1 chromosome 23, rMalTer1.hap1, whole genome shotgun sequence and contains:
- the MVB12A gene encoding multivesicular body subunit 12A, with the translated sequence MAAQLEQSPLTGVAWASSPGAAPFGWTPITSTLEGATANFGKGFGQKSGYVLCITSTAASETSPGDVVADVQILSEKTPLPTGYIYIREFLEPKTSISKKKRICVKLVPLGVAELVVFDIMLSGKSKVVPCYMKIGEISSFAVWCKKGHLLKPKPLPKPRNISPAMKGLSLETTDLDNKKTEISSEKSLTRIGSKYVSLKRDDSIYDTSNLYGISAMDGVPFALHPRFESSITTRTNAFSIFTDLNIKSLSDIEKEYDYAFVVERTAAARLPPSIC